From a region of the Terriglobales bacterium genome:
- a CDS encoding sigma-70 family RNA polymerase sigma factor, with the protein MKAQTQEAGERLLVEAAQRDPRRFAELYERHFERVYAFVVKRVRDRDAAEDVTSEVFHQALAALPRFQWRGVPFAAWLLRIASNAVKDRWQQSSREAGEPDLAGAADPNSPDVEQRAMLFQLVNELEGDQQRVIVARFVEQQSIRDIAQELGRTEGAVKQLQFRALEKLRARMEGGNA; encoded by the coding sequence TTGAAGGCCCAGACGCAGGAAGCCGGCGAGCGGCTGCTGGTGGAGGCGGCGCAGCGCGATCCGCGCCGTTTTGCCGAGCTCTACGAGCGCCACTTCGAGCGCGTGTACGCGTTCGTGGTCAAACGTGTGCGCGACCGCGACGCCGCCGAAGACGTCACCTCCGAGGTATTCCACCAAGCGCTCGCCGCGCTGCCGCGTTTTCAGTGGCGCGGTGTCCCGTTTGCCGCCTGGCTGCTCCGCATTGCCTCCAACGCGGTGAAGGATCGCTGGCAGCAGTCTTCCCGCGAAGCGGGCGAACCGGATTTGGCCGGCGCCGCCGACCCGAACTCGCCCGACGTCGAGCAGCGCGCCATGCTGTTCCAGCTGGTCAACGAATTGGAAGGCGACCAGCAGCGCGTGATCGTCGCCCGCTTCGTTGAGCAGCAGAGCATTCGCGACATCGCCCAGGAGCTCGGTCGCACCGAGGGAGCAGTGAAGCAGTTGCAGTTCCGCGCGCTGGAGAAGTTGCGCGCGCGCATGGAGGGCGGCAATGCCTGA
- a CDS encoding iron-containing redox enzyme family protein, whose protein sequence is MNDAAFVAELDRRIAKYDLLCHPFYKAWSEGSLTRADLREYAADYYHHVAAFPEYLGEFAARLPEGELCAAVSANRDDELGVNSPDGRPHHELWLQFASGMGAGAGQVKDREPLPELADLIWHFRRVAREASPVEALASFYAYESQVPRVAAEKARGLRERYGADEHTCRYFTLHTTADAHHSRVWRDQVLAAVDSPAAKAAALDAAEAAARALWTALDGIDAARQERMASVR, encoded by the coding sequence ATGAACGACGCTGCTTTCGTTGCCGAACTTGATCGCCGCATTGCGAAGTACGACCTGCTATGCCATCCCTTCTATAAGGCATGGTCGGAGGGCTCGCTGACCCGCGCAGACCTGCGCGAGTACGCCGCCGATTACTACCACCACGTTGCGGCTTTCCCGGAGTACCTGGGCGAATTTGCTGCGCGGCTGCCGGAAGGCGAGCTATGCGCCGCGGTGAGTGCCAACCGCGACGACGAATTGGGTGTGAACTCTCCCGACGGGCGTCCGCATCATGAACTGTGGCTGCAGTTCGCTTCGGGCATGGGCGCTGGTGCGGGCCAGGTGAAGGACCGCGAACCGCTCCCGGAGCTGGCTGATCTGATATGGCACTTCCGGCGCGTGGCGCGCGAGGCCTCGCCCGTGGAAGCGCTGGCCAGCTTCTACGCCTACGAGTCGCAGGTGCCGCGAGTGGCGGCCGAGAAAGCGCGCGGATTGCGCGAGCGCTATGGCGCCGACGAGCATACCTGCCGATACTTCACGCTGCACACCACCGCTGACGCTCACCATTCACGCGTGTGGCGCGACCAGGTGTTGGCGGCGGTCGATTCGCCCGCAGCGAAAGCAGCCGCCCTCGACGCCGCGGAAGCTGCGGCGCGGGCATTGTGGACCGCGCTGGACGGCATCGACGCTGCGCGCCAGGAGCGGATGGCGAGCGTTCGGTAG
- a CDS encoding DNA translocase FtsK 4TM domain-containing protein — translation MKLLARAFAPTDNRRLNELVGFLLFACATLLFLALASYSPLDPSINTAAGSARGTHNWIGVVGAGLSDLMLQLGGISVFMIPMFIGMLAARWFRSRKIDAALAKLAGAAMLLVFTPALLALLPFQLRWLHAVPIEGLLGRIVGDAFIHYFNVAGATILCAAIIAVALYLSTAFSFGKIDLWLRTRCAFLFAAWQRFNDWRAARVKAHEQRLAERHARMKRRAAPAMVMATEVVPVKPVPPAPPRTGIEKARAEEDAARAEEEQELASRMARPPKPQAAAAPENEEIAPITMGSRADATSKAKTTMPRIAGSYRLPSSSLLHRPDEHNQINEDELKTLAQVLTEKCAEFDVHGQVTQINPGPVVTTFEYKPEAGIKYNRITGLSEDLCLGLRAESILIERMPGKSTVGIQVPNRERETIWLREVLESTDFIGNKSKLTLAMGKDINGRIVTADLATMPHLLIAGSTGSGKSVAINAMIMSLLYKATPEQVRLILVDPKRLELGVYEGVPHLYTPIITEPRLASNALRNAVREMERRLKLLAEKGTRNIDQYNRLFDDEKTPSLFQAGADAQEHRPLPYIVIIIDELADLMMLDGNNVEESITRLAQMARAVGIHLVLATQRPSVDVITGLIKANFPARVSFRVATKVDSRTILDANGAEALLGRGDMLYLPSGSARVHRLHAPYVTEKEIASVVEFWRAQGLAQYEEKFLQAPKEDGERRAGASGDAADGEGGGEGEHDELFEDAVRLVVEFGKASTSLLQRRLRIGYGRAAHLIDLMEQDGIVGAADGPKPREVLKKPDWLNEVEESLR, via the coding sequence ATGAAGCTGCTCGCGCGCGCCTTTGCTCCGACCGACAATCGTCGGCTGAACGAGCTGGTGGGCTTCCTCCTGTTCGCCTGCGCGACCCTCCTTTTCCTCGCGCTCGCCTCGTACTCGCCCCTCGATCCTTCGATCAACACCGCCGCCGGCTCGGCGCGCGGCACGCACAACTGGATCGGCGTGGTCGGCGCGGGGCTGAGCGACCTGATGCTGCAACTGGGCGGCATCAGCGTGTTCATGATTCCCATGTTCATCGGGATGCTGGCGGCGCGCTGGTTCCGCTCGCGCAAGATCGACGCCGCGCTGGCCAAGCTGGCCGGCGCCGCGATGCTGCTGGTGTTCACGCCGGCGCTGCTGGCGCTGCTTCCCTTCCAGCTGCGCTGGCTGCACGCCGTCCCGATCGAGGGGCTGTTGGGGAGGATCGTAGGCGACGCCTTCATCCACTACTTCAACGTGGCGGGCGCAACCATTCTGTGCGCGGCGATTATCGCAGTGGCGCTGTATCTCTCCACCGCCTTCAGCTTCGGCAAGATTGACCTGTGGCTGCGCACGCGATGCGCGTTCCTGTTCGCCGCGTGGCAGCGCTTCAACGACTGGCGCGCCGCTCGCGTCAAGGCTCACGAGCAGCGCCTGGCCGAGCGCCACGCCAGGATGAAGCGCCGCGCCGCGCCGGCCATGGTGATGGCGACCGAGGTTGTGCCGGTGAAGCCGGTACCGCCGGCCCCGCCGCGTACGGGCATCGAAAAAGCGCGGGCGGAAGAAGACGCCGCCCGTGCTGAAGAAGAGCAGGAGCTGGCGTCGCGCATGGCGCGTCCGCCAAAGCCGCAGGCGGCAGCCGCGCCGGAGAACGAAGAGATTGCGCCCATCACCATGGGCAGCCGCGCCGATGCCACGTCGAAGGCGAAGACCACGATGCCGCGCATCGCCGGCAGCTATCGCCTGCCCTCGTCGTCGCTGCTGCACCGTCCCGATGAGCACAACCAGATCAACGAAGACGAGCTGAAGACGCTCGCCCAGGTGCTCACCGAAAAGTGCGCCGAGTTCGACGTGCACGGCCAGGTGACGCAAATCAATCCCGGGCCGGTGGTGACCACGTTCGAATACAAGCCCGAGGCGGGCATCAAGTACAACCGCATCACCGGGCTTTCGGAAGACCTGTGCCTGGGTCTGCGCGCGGAGAGCATCCTGATCGAACGTATGCCGGGCAAGAGCACCGTCGGCATCCAGGTCCCGAACCGCGAGCGCGAGACGATCTGGCTGCGCGAGGTGCTGGAGTCCACTGACTTCATCGGCAACAAGTCGAAGCTCACGCTGGCGATGGGCAAGGACATCAACGGGCGCATCGTCACGGCCGACCTGGCGACGATGCCGCACCTGTTGATCGCCGGCTCGACCGGATCGGGCAAGAGCGTGGCCATCAACGCCATGATCATGTCGCTGCTCTACAAGGCGACGCCCGAGCAGGTGAGGCTGATCCTTGTGGATCCGAAGCGGCTGGAGCTGGGCGTTTACGAAGGCGTGCCGCACCTGTACACGCCGATCATCACCGAGCCGCGGCTGGCGTCGAACGCGCTGCGCAACGCGGTGCGCGAAATGGAGCGCCGCCTGAAGCTGCTCGCCGAAAAGGGCACGCGCAACATCGACCAGTACAACCGGTTGTTCGACGACGAGAAGACGCCGAGCCTGTTCCAGGCCGGCGCCGACGCGCAGGAGCACCGCCCGCTGCCGTACATCGTGATCATCATTGACGAGCTGGCCGACCTGATGATGCTGGACGGCAACAACGTGGAAGAATCAATCACGCGCCTCGCGCAGATGGCGCGCGCGGTGGGCATCCACCTGGTGCTGGCGACGCAGCGGCCGTCGGTGGACGTGATCACCGGCCTGATCAAGGCGAACTTTCCGGCGCGCGTTTCCTTCCGCGTGGCGACCAAGGTCGACTCGCGGACGATTCTCGACGCCAACGGCGCCGAAGCGCTGCTCGGACGCGGCGACATGCTGTATCTGCCCTCGGGCTCGGCGCGCGTGCACCGGCTGCATGCGCCCTACGTCACGGAAAAGGAAATCGCCAGCGTGGTCGAATTCTGGCGCGCCCAGGGCCTGGCGCAGTACGAAGAAAAATTTCTCCAGGCCCCCAAAGAAGATGGCGAGCGCCGCGCCGGCGCCTCCGGCGATGCGGCCGACGGAGAAGGTGGCGGCGAAGGCGAGCACGACGAGCTGTTCGAAGACGCGGTCCGCCTGGTGGTCGAGTTCGGCAAGGCGTCCACTTCCCTGCTGCAACGGCGCCTGCGCATCGGCTACGGGCGCGCGGCCCACCTGATCGACCTGATGGAGCAGGACGGCATCGTCGGCGCCGCCGACGGCCCCAAGCCGCGCGAAGTGCTGAAGAAGCCGGACTGGCTGAATGAAGTGGAAGAGAGCCTGCGCTAA
- a CDS encoding DUF2339 domain-containing protein translates to MPFAALGEQSTNPQKSFDIEETLGANWLNKLGVTILVFGVAFFLAYQLKNLGPAGKDVVGFLVAAVMLGGGVWLERNERYRIPARALIGGGWALIYFVAYAMYYVPAAHVLDSQTADLVLTLAIAACMVWHTLRYDSQVVTGVAFLLGFATLTIHRSVGLSLAAGAILSLGLVVLVLRRRWYQLEVFGILAAFLDHYLWLRPVIEKLPYPRPPFPEFMISAGLLAFYWAIFRASYLLRRDIDEEQETISTVAAILNGALFLGLMKYQSAHPEWAYRFLLLLGAVEFLLAQLPAARRRRTPFVVLAIIGSTLMVAAIPFRYSGSSLAVLWLVEAEALFLAGLWLRELVFRRLGMLVATVTTAYLFVWEAPRAYHANNWHVSVTLAVAAAVFYLNALWFGRRNRPLFAEGIDHAALRAISHFGAAAVLVAIGLAASDAWVGPGWLAAALLMAVAARALDETDLTLQSVAFATIAAARTLAVNTQLETSWHGVSERLLTLALAAALLYALAAALRPRKLGPVSIAPGFTWAASFFVALLVWYELRPVAVAPAWAAFGLVLVETSIPLRSRHLRWQGYAALVAAFVRILFVNLNADGAPGEISPRFYTTVPVALVLYYAYTRVATLAEQHPREARLFSNLYAWLGTTTLVALSYFELDRDWVAAAWAGVAFALVIVAWATSRRTFLHQGVLLGCAVAVRGLTYNLLQLPYFSVTPWHSRSLTTGVAVAGLLAAMAAAMRLGDREATDVGPLAYLCDVRPEQPLFFSAVALLTLMLGFTTRSGMITVSWGLEGVAVFLFALWAGERSFRLCGLGLLLLCVGKIAVVDFWDLTLRDKWITLIILGGALMLVSFLYSRHRETIRQYL, encoded by the coding sequence ATGCCCTTCGCCGCGCTTGGTGAGCAATCAACGAATCCGCAAAAGTCGTTCGACATTGAGGAAACGCTGGGCGCGAACTGGCTGAACAAGCTGGGAGTCACCATCCTGGTGTTCGGCGTTGCATTTTTCCTGGCGTATCAACTCAAGAACCTTGGCCCAGCCGGCAAGGATGTGGTCGGCTTCCTGGTCGCGGCAGTCATGCTCGGCGGCGGGGTATGGCTGGAGCGCAACGAGCGGTACCGGATTCCGGCGCGCGCGCTGATCGGCGGCGGATGGGCACTGATTTATTTTGTTGCGTATGCCATGTACTACGTGCCGGCGGCGCACGTGCTGGACTCGCAGACCGCCGACCTCGTGCTCACGCTGGCCATCGCGGCGTGCATGGTGTGGCATACGCTGCGGTATGACTCGCAGGTAGTAACCGGCGTCGCCTTCCTGCTCGGGTTCGCTACACTGACCATTCACCGTTCCGTCGGGCTGAGCCTCGCTGCTGGCGCGATCCTATCGCTCGGCCTGGTTGTGCTGGTACTGCGGCGGCGCTGGTACCAACTGGAGGTCTTCGGAATTCTGGCGGCGTTCCTGGACCACTACCTGTGGCTCAGGCCGGTCATCGAGAAGCTGCCCTACCCACGGCCGCCGTTTCCGGAGTTCATGATCAGTGCGGGCCTGCTTGCTTTCTACTGGGCGATCTTTCGCGCGTCCTACCTGCTGCGGCGCGACATTGACGAGGAACAGGAAACGATCTCGACCGTCGCCGCCATCCTGAACGGCGCGCTCTTTCTCGGGCTGATGAAGTACCAGTCGGCGCATCCGGAATGGGCGTACCGGTTCCTGCTCCTGCTGGGTGCAGTCGAATTCCTGCTGGCGCAACTGCCCGCCGCGCGACGGCGCCGCACGCCGTTTGTGGTACTTGCGATCATCGGGTCAACGCTGATGGTGGCGGCCATCCCGTTCCGCTACTCGGGGTCGTCGCTGGCGGTACTGTGGCTGGTGGAGGCGGAGGCGCTGTTTCTGGCCGGCCTCTGGCTGCGCGAACTGGTGTTCCGGCGCTTGGGGATGCTGGTCGCGACGGTCACGACCGCATACCTCTTTGTCTGGGAGGCGCCGCGCGCTTACCACGCAAACAACTGGCACGTGAGCGTGACCTTGGCCGTCGCCGCTGCGGTCTTCTATCTCAACGCTCTATGGTTCGGCCGGCGCAATCGGCCGCTCTTTGCCGAGGGCATTGATCACGCGGCGTTGCGCGCGATCTCCCACTTCGGCGCCGCCGCCGTCCTGGTGGCGATCGGTCTGGCGGCGTCTGACGCGTGGGTGGGGCCGGGCTGGCTGGCGGCGGCCCTGCTGATGGCCGTTGCGGCCCGCGCGCTCGATGAGACCGACCTGACGCTGCAGTCCGTGGCCTTCGCGACCATCGCCGCCGCCCGCACGCTGGCCGTGAACACGCAACTGGAAACATCGTGGCACGGCGTCTCGGAGCGGCTGCTCACACTGGCGCTGGCGGCTGCGCTGCTTTACGCGCTGGCCGCCGCCCTGCGGCCACGCAAGCTGGGCCCGGTCAGCATCGCACCGGGGTTCACATGGGCGGCGTCATTTTTCGTCGCGCTGCTCGTCTGGTATGAATTGCGCCCGGTTGCGGTCGCGCCGGCATGGGCCGCGTTCGGCTTGGTCTTGGTTGAGACGAGCATCCCTCTTCGATCACGACACTTGCGTTGGCAGGGATACGCGGCGCTGGTGGCCGCCTTTGTCCGGATTCTCTTCGTCAATCTGAACGCAGACGGCGCGCCGGGCGAGATCAGCCCGCGTTTCTACACTACCGTGCCGGTCGCCCTGGTCCTTTATTACGCCTATACACGCGTGGCAACACTGGCCGAGCAGCATCCGAGAGAGGCGCGCTTATTCAGCAACCTCTATGCGTGGCTGGGAACCACGACGCTGGTCGCCCTGTCTTATTTCGAACTGGACCGCGACTGGGTGGCGGCGGCGTGGGCCGGCGTGGCCTTCGCGCTGGTGATAGTGGCGTGGGCAACGTCGCGTCGCACATTTCTGCACCAGGGCGTGCTGCTTGGATGTGCGGTTGCGGTTCGCGGATTGACGTACAACCTGCTGCAACTCCCGTATTTCTCGGTTACGCCCTGGCACAGCCGCTCGCTGACGACGGGCGTCGCCGTAGCGGGATTGTTGGCGGCGATGGCGGCCGCCATGCGGCTCGGCGACCGCGAGGCAACGGACGTGGGCCCGCTCGCATACCTGTGCGACGTCCGCCCCGAGCAGCCCCTGTTCTTCTCCGCGGTTGCCTTGCTCACCCTCATGCTCGGCTTCACCACGCGCAGCGGCATGATCACCGTTTCCTGGGGCCTGGAGGGCGTGGCCGTGTTTTTGTTTGCGCTGTGGGCCGGCGAACGCAGCTTCCGGCTGTGCGGTCTTGGCCTGCTCCTGCTCTGCGTGGGCAAGATTGCGGTCGTGGACTTCTGGGACCTGACGCTGCGCGACAAATGGATTACGCTCATCATTCTTGGCGGCGCCCTGATGCTGGTTTCGTTCCTCTATTCGCGGCATCGTGAAACTATCCGCCAATATTTATGA
- a CDS encoding secondary thiamine-phosphate synthase enzyme YjbQ: MKFHTEYLTFNTKKHREYVHITPQVEAAVRKSGVREGMALVSAMHITAGVYVNDDEPGLIADIDKWLEQLAPFRQEYLHHRTGEDNGDSHLKALLIHHQVTLPITSGKLDLGTWQRVFYAEFDGQRSKRVIVKVMGE; encoded by the coding sequence ATGAAATTCCACACCGAATACCTGACGTTCAATACGAAGAAGCATCGCGAGTACGTGCACATCACGCCGCAGGTGGAGGCGGCGGTGCGCAAGAGCGGCGTGCGCGAGGGCATGGCGCTGGTGTCGGCGATGCACATCACCGCGGGCGTGTATGTGAATGACGATGAACCGGGGCTGATTGCCGACATCGACAAGTGGCTCGAGCAGCTGGCGCCGTTCCGGCAGGAGTATCTGCATCACCGGACCGGCGAGGACAACGGCGACTCGCATCTGAAGGCGCTGCTCATTCATCACCAGGTGACGCTCCCCATCACCAGCGGCAAACTCGACCTGGGGACGTGGCAGCGCGTGTTCTACGCCGAATTCGATGGGCAGCGGTCGAAGCGAGTGATCGTGAAGGTGATGGGCGAGTAA
- a CDS encoding VOC family protein, whose protein sequence is MPEERSLHDQLNAAIDAILARRSAAPLAPELAALAALAVDLRGLPRPEFKRRLKEELEKEANEMPALEIASETKKAKFREGFTTVTPYLSIDHFEEAMNFMKQAFGAVELFRGGPGSAGGYHAEVRIGDSILMIGGGGNFKGPYTPTSLHLYVPDADAVYHRAIAAGATSLHEPTDQFYGDREAGVRDVAGNEWWIATHKGASYRREGLRAVTTFLRVHGAGRMLDFITEALGGEVVERHSSPDGVVHYSQARIGNGILEVNEAHGPWQPMPTMFYLYVPDPDALYARAVAAGAQSMFPPQDQPYGDRVAAVKDEWGNQWYMGTPTEKPGA, encoded by the coding sequence ATGCCTGAAGAGCGCTCTCTGCACGATCAACTCAATGCCGCGATTGACGCCATCCTGGCGCGGCGCAGCGCCGCTCCGCTCGCGCCCGAGCTCGCGGCCCTGGCCGCGCTCGCGGTGGACCTGCGCGGCCTGCCGCGTCCTGAGTTCAAGCGGCGCTTGAAAGAAGAATTGGAAAAGGAGGCAAACGAAATGCCGGCGCTCGAGATCGCATCCGAGACAAAGAAGGCGAAATTCCGCGAGGGTTTCACGACCGTGACGCCCTACCTCTCCATCGACCACTTCGAAGAGGCGATGAACTTCATGAAGCAGGCCTTCGGCGCCGTCGAACTTTTCCGCGGCGGCCCTGGCTCGGCCGGCGGATACCACGCCGAAGTCCGCATCGGCGATTCCATCCTGATGATCGGCGGCGGCGGCAACTTCAAGGGCCCGTACACGCCCACTTCGCTGCATCTCTACGTCCCCGATGCAGACGCCGTGTACCACCGGGCGATCGCAGCGGGCGCCACCTCGCTGCACGAGCCAACCGACCAGTTCTACGGCGATCGCGAAGCGGGTGTGCGCGACGTGGCCGGCAACGAGTGGTGGATCGCCACCCACAAAGGCGCGAGCTATCGCCGCGAAGGCTTGCGCGCCGTGACAACTTTCCTGCGCGTGCACGGCGCAGGCCGCATGCTGGACTTCATCACCGAGGCGCTGGGCGGCGAAGTGGTTGAGCGCCACTCCTCGCCCGACGGCGTGGTGCACTATTCGCAGGCGCGCATCGGCAACGGCATCCTCGAGGTGAACGAAGCGCACGGCCCCTGGCAGCCGATGCCGACCATGTTCTACCTCTATGTCCCCGACCCGGATGCGCTCTACGCCCGCGCCGTCGCCGCCGGCGCCCAATCAATGTTCCCGCCCCAGGACCAGCCCTACGGCGACCGCGTCGCCGCCGTCAAAGACGAGTGGGGCAACCAGTGGTACATGGGAACGCCGACGGAGAAGCCCGGAGCTTGA
- a CDS encoding M48 family metalloprotease, producing MKRWLALLVVLASAVAAIIVAQRRKAEAPVGAQAVLSAIADSERGATRIPARLTRMPDEDEIRYGNEMAGRWHARTSVDAAVEAYVSRVGSRLGAFAHRKLPYRFHYIGDAGFINAFAVPGGHVFIGAGLLSFMDSEDELASVLAHEIEHIDHYHAAERLQTRVTLQKLPAGGALAAIPIELFQAGYAKEQESEADVDGVNLLWLAGYAPVGALRMFEKFEKYGPATPTRKAASPAGEVLHIAGDLLAGYFRSHPLAREREQAIRALINDKGWPARAERSLELDCSAGREQLSTLRRRSRPANPQKPAPPPCVVPGMLRRDTGR from the coding sequence ATGAAGCGCTGGCTCGCCCTGCTTGTGGTATTGGCGTCGGCGGTCGCCGCAATCATCGTCGCCCAGCGGCGCAAGGCGGAAGCACCGGTCGGGGCACAGGCGGTGCTGAGCGCGATCGCCGACAGCGAACGGGGAGCCACACGCATACCCGCACGGCTCACCCGCATGCCGGACGAAGACGAGATCCGGTACGGAAATGAAATGGCGGGGCGCTGGCACGCTCGCACCTCGGTCGACGCGGCGGTGGAAGCGTATGTCAGCCGCGTCGGCTCGCGACTGGGGGCCTTCGCCCACCGCAAGCTTCCGTATAGGTTTCACTACATCGGAGACGCCGGCTTTATCAATGCCTTTGCCGTGCCCGGCGGGCATGTCTTCATCGGCGCCGGCTTGCTCTCGTTCATGGACAGTGAAGACGAGCTCGCTTCCGTTCTGGCGCACGAGATCGAGCACATTGACCACTACCATGCCGCCGAGCGCCTGCAGACGCGTGTCACCCTGCAGAAGTTGCCTGCCGGCGGCGCCTTGGCGGCCATTCCCATTGAGTTGTTCCAGGCGGGCTATGCGAAGGAACAGGAGTCGGAGGCGGACGTGGACGGCGTCAACCTGCTATGGCTCGCCGGCTACGCGCCCGTGGGCGCCCTGCGGATGTTTGAGAAGTTTGAGAAGTATGGGCCCGCCACCCCTACTCGCAAAGCGGCGTCGCCCGCGGGCGAAGTACTGCACATTGCCGGGGACTTGCTCGCGGGATATTTCCGCTCGCATCCTTTGGCCCGCGAGCGCGAGCAGGCAATTCGTGCCCTGATCAATGACAAGGGATGGCCCGCACGCGCCGAGCGCAGCTTGGAACTCGATTGCAGCGCCGGACGTGAGCAGCTGTCGACGCTCCGCCGTCGGTCACGCCCGGCCAACCCCCAAAAACCGGCCCCTCCGCCATGCGTTGTTCCCGGTATGCTGCGCCGCGACACCGGGCGTTGA
- a CDS encoding undecaprenyl-diphosphate phosphatase, producing MNPYALAILLGVVEGLTEFLPVSSTAHLRIVEAALGVDLASGYWKMFSIVIQLGAILCLPIYFRKRIADFLRTFPRGHRGEKTLFTHPLTLVLIAFVVTAGPAWALTKVIGKNLESLWVMAMSLLAGGIVMWVVEALYDARILAARTDDVEQTSLPQALWVGACQVLSAVFPGTSRSMATIASGQIAGMTRATALEFSFLLSIPTMVTATLYDLLKSMRHGAAGTAVGAAPVNAQEWMLLATGFVVSFVVAYAVVAWFMRWVRRGGFVPFAIYRIVLGAGLAAWLWMRS from the coding sequence TTGAACCCGTACGCGCTCGCCATCCTTCTCGGCGTGGTGGAAGGGCTAACGGAGTTCCTGCCCGTCAGTTCGACTGCGCACCTGCGCATCGTGGAAGCCGCGCTCGGCGTGGACCTGGCCAGCGGCTACTGGAAGATGTTCAGCATCGTCATCCAGCTGGGCGCCATTCTCTGCCTGCCGATTTACTTCCGCAAACGCATTGCCGATTTCCTGCGAACGTTTCCGCGCGGACATCGCGGCGAGAAGACGCTTTTCACCCATCCGCTCACGCTGGTGCTGATCGCGTTCGTGGTCACGGCCGGCCCGGCGTGGGCGCTGACCAAAGTGATCGGCAAGAACCTGGAAAGCCTGTGGGTCATGGCCATGTCGCTGCTGGCCGGCGGCATCGTGATGTGGGTGGTGGAGGCGCTTTACGACGCGCGTATTCTGGCGGCGCGCACCGACGATGTGGAGCAGACCTCGCTGCCGCAGGCGCTGTGGGTTGGCGCGTGCCAGGTCCTTTCCGCCGTGTTTCCCGGGACGTCTCGCTCGATGGCCACGATTGCCAGCGGTCAGATTGCCGGGATGACGCGCGCCACGGCGCTGGAGTTCAGCTTCCTGCTTTCGATTCCAACCATGGTCACGGCTACGCTCTATGACCTGCTCAAGTCAATGCGCCACGGAGCGGCCGGCACCGCGGTGGGCGCCGCGCCGGTGAACGCGCAGGAGTGGATGCTGCTGGCGACCGGCTTCGTGGTTTCTTTCGTCGTCGCCTACGCAGTCGTGGCGTGGTTCATGCGCTGGGTGCGGCGCGGCGGGTTTGTGCCGTTCGCGATCTATCGGATCGTGCTGGGCGCGGGCCTGGCGGCGTGGTTGTGGATGCGGAGTTAG